The following coding sequences lie in one Hyphobacterium sp. CCMP332 genomic window:
- the wecB gene encoding non-hydrolyzing UDP-N-acetylglucosamine 2-epimerase — MGIAIIAGTRPEILKLAPVYLSLEEAALEPVWIATGQHGDLAEQALDAVDIRPDVTLSGGWDPRSLTELSAGLLSQLGQWVEVNKPRAVLVQGDTASAWSGALAAHLHKVPVGHVEAGLRSGDTNNPFPEESFRRLIAPIADFHFAPTRLAEKNLRLDGVRRSRIWITGNTIIDTVLQMADRVRAPAILDQVKPGERIILLTAHRRENWGEGIAGICRAARTLVERHPDIRIIFPAHSNPRVRETVEAMLGATDRIHVIAPLAYPEFIAVLKASHLVLSDSGGVQEEAPSFDVPVLVLRETTERQEAIDAGVAKLVGTDPGVIVREASRLLTRAAAHRKMASRQNPFGDGKSSPRIADILARELSKPVAFRQAS, encoded by the coding sequence ATGGGAATCGCTATTATAGCGGGAACGCGGCCTGAGATATTAAAGCTCGCGCCCGTTTACCTGAGTTTGGAAGAAGCGGCGCTGGAGCCGGTCTGGATTGCCACGGGACAACACGGCGATCTGGCAGAGCAGGCGCTGGATGCCGTCGACATCCGGCCGGATGTAACGCTGAGCGGTGGATGGGATCCCCGTTCCCTGACGGAATTGTCCGCAGGGTTGCTGTCTCAGCTGGGACAGTGGGTCGAGGTAAACAAGCCACGTGCTGTCCTTGTGCAAGGCGATACGGCGAGTGCCTGGTCCGGCGCGCTGGCGGCGCATTTGCACAAAGTACCGGTCGGGCATGTCGAAGCCGGCTTGCGAAGCGGCGACACCAACAACCCCTTTCCTGAAGAAAGCTTTCGGCGGCTGATTGCGCCGATTGCCGACTTTCATTTTGCGCCGACGCGTTTGGCCGAGAAAAATCTGCGTCTGGATGGTGTGCGCCGGTCCCGGATTTGGATCACCGGCAATACCATCATTGATACCGTGCTGCAGATGGCGGACCGCGTTCGCGCGCCAGCGATCCTTGATCAGGTGAAGCCGGGCGAACGGATCATTCTGTTGACCGCTCACCGCCGAGAAAACTGGGGCGAGGGTATCGCGGGTATTTGCCGCGCCGCCAGAACACTCGTCGAGCGTCATCCGGATATTCGTATCATCTTTCCGGCCCATTCAAATCCGCGGGTCCGGGAAACGGTCGAGGCCATGCTGGGCGCAACTGACCGCATTCATGTCATCGCGCCGTTGGCCTATCCCGAGTTCATCGCCGTTCTGAAAGCCAGCCACCTCGTCTTGTCAGATTCCGGCGGCGTGCAGGAAGAGGCGCCCAGCTTTGATGTGCCTGTCCTTGTTCTGCGCGAGACCACCGAACGCCAGGAGGCTATCGACGCAGGCGTTGCCAAACTAGTGGGGACAGACCCCGGCGTCATCGTGAGAGAGGCGTCAAGACTTCTCACTCGCGCTGCCGCGCACCGTAAAATGGCAAGTCGACAAAATCCGTTTGGAGATGGCAAGTCGAGCCCTCGGATCGCTGACATACTGGCGCGTGAACTGAGCAAGCCGGTGGCTTTCAGGCAGGCCAGCTGA